In one window of Tumebacillus algifaecis DNA:
- a CDS encoding YktB family protein, whose translation MKFTGFTEADFDVFQVEGLEERMEALIAHLRVKLTQLGDDFVPILSELTGEEMFPHVAKHARRKTNPPQDSWVAWSKNKRGYKMYPHFQIGAWGTHAFIQFGIIYESPMKGVFAKQMIKHLKEIKATIPSHYLWYPDHMNPNGMVQSEMKNADFKNIAQRLAKQKNGEVMIGIKIPREEAVQMSADAFAAQAKTAFETMLPLYRLAFSIQ comes from the coding sequence TTGAAGTTTACCGGTTTTACCGAGGCGGATTTTGATGTGTTTCAAGTAGAAGGACTGGAAGAGCGCATGGAAGCGTTGATCGCCCACCTGCGGGTCAAACTAACGCAACTAGGCGATGACTTTGTGCCGATCTTGAGCGAGCTGACCGGTGAGGAGATGTTCCCGCACGTGGCCAAACACGCGCGCCGCAAGACCAACCCGCCCCAAGATTCGTGGGTTGCATGGAGCAAAAACAAGCGCGGATACAAGATGTATCCACACTTTCAGATCGGGGCGTGGGGAACCCATGCCTTCATTCAATTCGGAATCATCTATGAGTCGCCGATGAAAGGCGTGTTCGCCAAACAGATGATCAAGCATTTAAAAGAGATCAAAGCGACGATCCCGTCCCACTATCTTTGGTATCCAGATCACATGAATCCAAACGGGATGGTGCAAAGCGAGATGAAGAATGCTGATTTTAAAAACATCGCCCAGCGCCTTGCCAAGCAAAAGAACGGAGAAGTGATGATCGGGATTAAAATCCCGCGCGAAGAAGCGGTGCAAATGAGCGCCGATGCGTTTGCCGCGCAAGCCAAGACCGCTTTTGAAACGATGCTTCCGCTGTACCGATTGGCATTTTCAATTCAATAA